CGGGGGGGGGGCGGGGGCGGGGGCGGGGGCGGGGTGGGGGTTAGGGGTTCTTTAGCTCTTTGGCTAGGAGTTCGGCTATCTGGGCGGTGTTGAGGGCTGCGCCCTTGCGGAGGTTGTCGCCGGTGACGAAGAAGTCGAGGGCGCGGGGGTCGTCCAGGGCGCGGCGGATCCGGCCGACCCAGGACGGGTCGGTGCCGACCGCGTCGATCGGCATCGGGAACTCCCCGGCCGCAGGATCGTCGACCAGGATCACCCCGGGGGCGTTGCGGAGCGCCTCGCGGGCGCCCTCGGCGTCGACCTCGGTGGCGAAGACCGCATGTACGGCCACCGAGTGGGCGGTGACCACCGGCACTCGGACGCAGGTGGCGGACACCTTGAGGTCGGGCAGGCCGAGGATCTTCCGCGACTCGTTGCGGATCTTCATCTCCTCCGATGACCAGCCCGCATCCGCCAGGGTGCCGGCCCAGGGCACCACGTTGAGCGCCAGCGGAGCCGGGAACGGGCCCAGGTCGTCGCCGACCGCCTGCCGTACGTCGCCGGTCCGCGAGCCGAGCGCCCGATCGCCGGCGACCTTGGCGAGTTGGTCGTGCAGGATGTCGACGCCGGACTTGCCCGCGCCGGAAACCGCCTGGTAGGAGGCGAGCACCAACTCCCGCAGGCCGTACTCACGGTGCAGCGGCGCGACCGCGACGATCATCGCGAGGGTGGTGCAGTTGGCGTTGGCGATGATGCCCCGGGGCCGGTTGCGGACCTGCTCGGGGTTGATCTCCGGAACGACCAGCGGGACGTCCCGGTCCATCCGGAACGCGCCGGAGTTGTCGACCGCGATCGCGCCCCGCGCGACGGCGATCGGGGCCCACTCGGCGGAGACCTCGTCGGGCACGTCGAACATCGCCACGTCGACCCCGTCGAACGCCTCGGGAGTCAACGCCTGGACGACGAGTTCCTCGCCCCGGCAGCGCACCCGGCGCCCTACCGAGCGCTCGGAGGCGATCAGCCGGATCTCACCCCAGACGTTGCGGCGCCCGGTGAGCAGCTCACACATCACGGTGCCGACGGCACCGGTTGCTCCGACCACAGCGAGGGTGGGCAGCGCCGTCATCGGCGCTACCTACCCGTCCCCGCGTAGACCACGGCTTCGGTGTCGCCACCCAGCTCGAACGCGTCATGGATGGCGCGGACGGCGGCGTCGAGGTCGGTGTCCCGGCAGACCACGGAGACCCGGATCTCGGAGGTGGAGATCATCTCGATGTTGACCCCGGCCGCTCCGAGCGCGGCGAAGAAGCTGGCGGCCACACCGGGGTGCGAGCGCATGCCGGCACCGATCAACGAGACCTTGCCGACGTGGTCGTCGTAGAGCAGGCCCTTGAACTTGACCGGCTCCTGGATCTTGCTGAGCGCGGTCATGGCGGTCGGGCCGTCGGCCTTGGGCAGCGTGAACGAGATGTCCGTGCGGCCGGTGCCCTCGGTGGAGACGTTCTGCACGATCATGTCGAGGTTGATCTCGGCGCCGGCGACCGTGTCGAAGATCCGCGCGGCGGCACCCGGCTCGTCGGGCACCCCGACGATCGTGATCTTGGCCTCGCTGCGGTCGTGCGCGACTCCGGTGATCAGTGCCTGCTCCACGGAAAGGTCCTCCATCGATCCGGTGACCATCGTGCCGGTGTTGGTCGAGTATGACGAACGGACGTGGATCGGCAACCCCGCCCGCCGGGCGTACTCCACGCTACGCAGGTGCAGCACCTTCGCGCCGCACGCGGCCAGCTCCAGCATCTCCTCGTAGGTGATGTACTTGATGTGCCGGGCGTTGGGCACGATCCGCGGGTCGGCGGTGAAGACGCCGTCCACGTCGGTGTAGATCTCACAGACGTCGGCGTGCAGGGCGGCGGCGAGCGCCACGGCGGTGGTGTCCGAACCGCCCCGGCCCAGCGTGGTGACGTCCTTGGTGTCCTGCGAGACGCCCTGGAAGCCGGCCACGATGACCACCGCCCCCTCGTCGAGCGCGCCCTTGAGCCGCCCGGGGGTGACGTCGATGATCCGTGCGCGGCCGTGCACGGAGGTGGTGATCACGCCGGCCTGCGAGCCGGTGAACGAGCGGGCTTCGTACCCCAGGTTGTGGATGGCCATGGCGAGCAACGCCATGGAGATCCGCTCCCCGGCGGTGAGCAGCATGTCCAGCTCGCGGCCCGGCGGCAGCGGGCTGACCTGGTTGGCCAGGTCGAGCAGCTCGTCGGTGGTGTCCCCCATCGCGGAGACCACCACCACCACGTCGTCGCCGGCCTTGCGGGCGGCGACGATGCGATCGGCCACCCGCTTGATCCGCTCGGCGTTGGCGACGGAGGACCCGCCGTACTTCTGCACCACGAGTGCCACGACGGTGCACTCCCTCCCAGCGACCCTGAGCGTGCCGACGCCGCCGGAACCGGGGCCGGCGGCGCGTGTCAGACCCCATGAGGGTATCCGGCAGGTAACGACGCCGGGTCAGGTGATCCCACCATCCGGCCCGAGCGGGGCCGGCAGGGTCGGTCCCACCAGGTCGGGCGGTACGCGGGGACAGCCCCGTCCGACACGCCGGACGAGCCTGGCACGGGTCGGCCCCCACCAACCGCCCGCACCCACCAGAATGGGCCGGTGCCCGTCCTCATCCGCTCTGCCGGCCGCGTGCTCGGGCCGCTCGTGTTCGCCCTGCCGGCGCTCCTGGTCGCCTGCACGAGCGAGCAGCCACCGGCCCCGCCGCCCGCCGATCCGGGGTCGGTCGAGGTGGACGCCGCGCGCGACGAGCTGGCGGCCCTGGCCGCGGCTGCCCAGGACCGCCACGTGGTGGCGCAGTACGTGTACAGCCGGTCGGGTCAACCGGACCGCACCATCGTGTTCACCAGCGCGAACGACGGCAGTTGGCGGGTCGACGTGCCGGGGGGCGCGTTGGGTGGCGCGGCCGATGTCTCGCTGGCTGCCACGACCGACGGGCTGTTCCAGTGCGCCCTGCCATCGGCTGGCCGTCCGGAGTCGTCGAGTTGCGTACGCCTCGGTGAGCGCGACGACGCGATCCCGCGCCGGTCGGACCCGAGGGTCCAGCATCCGCTCACCGACTGGTTGGACGTGCTCACCGACCGG
The window above is part of the Micromonospora sp. LH3U1 genome. Proteins encoded here:
- a CDS encoding aspartate-semialdehyde dehydrogenase → MTALPTLAVVGATGAVGTVMCELLTGRRNVWGEIRLIASERSVGRRVRCRGEELVVQALTPEAFDGVDVAMFDVPDEVSAEWAPIAVARGAIAVDNSGAFRMDRDVPLVVPEINPEQVRNRPRGIIANANCTTLAMIVAVAPLHREYGLRELVLASYQAVSGAGKSGVDILHDQLAKVAGDRALGSRTGDVRQAVGDDLGPFPAPLALNVVPWAGTLADAGWSSEEMKIRNESRKILGLPDLKVSATCVRVPVVTAHSVAVHAVFATEVDAEGAREALRNAPGVILVDDPAAGEFPMPIDAVGTDPSWVGRIRRALDDPRALDFFVTGDNLRKGAALNTAQIAELLAKELKNP
- a CDS encoding aspartate kinase, which gives rise to MALVVQKYGGSSVANAERIKRVADRIVAARKAGDDVVVVVSAMGDTTDELLDLANQVSPLPPGRELDMLLTAGERISMALLAMAIHNLGYEARSFTGSQAGVITTSVHGRARIIDVTPGRLKGALDEGAVVIVAGFQGVSQDTKDVTTLGRGGSDTTAVALAAALHADVCEIYTDVDGVFTADPRIVPNARHIKYITYEEMLELAACGAKVLHLRSVEYARRAGLPIHVRSSYSTNTGTMVTGSMEDLSVEQALITGVAHDRSEAKITIVGVPDEPGAAARIFDTVAGAEINLDMIVQNVSTEGTGRTDISFTLPKADGPTAMTALSKIQEPVKFKGLLYDDHVGKVSLIGAGMRSHPGVAASFFAALGAAGVNIEMISTSEIRVSVVCRDTDLDAAVRAIHDAFELGGDTEAVVYAGTGR